One region of Sus scrofa isolate TJ Tabasco breed Duroc chromosome 3, Sscrofa11.1, whole genome shotgun sequence genomic DNA includes:
- the RAD51AP2 gene encoding LOW QUALITY PROTEIN: RAD51-associated protein 2 (The sequence of the model RefSeq protein was modified relative to this genomic sequence to represent the inferred CDS: inserted 2 bases in 2 codons) yields the protein MSFPRRAPRVAGLREPASLLLPPDDPDSQPPSNKRLRLEEPSCISEARWRLPLVPRLSEAEKVWEPSPRPFKALLVSAKEPFDNSPDSCVEKSVSEKQICNLGCQNSQFEMSSCLPSLPTQNLDSGLRSSRRSCEPGLYFREVFSVYCSDRSEAEAGRLPNTSVYDIHGIKNDDGKQYLVQGRDSSQKDNNYTQQTANPFLDVTFYKEANSTFHNIKNRCKADSVMPSKRKEISVSASTLKISKSQNQPSIEIAKTSYFRDSSTMSLPEFPTDLNSKMSSVYLKELAKKNDKNEAYVSDFTNIYWSQNRPDVKKQNLEDDKKTMDAENVFSECYESNHQSRSNQSVCIRKKGLISLHYYNHSSIKFDVRDSAKNFSIKLENANWEEAELCLDRYIFPRLENSQRWDYNIRHILRKNXGNCWVMDNYKTKCTNVKKTREILNLQELLEIDLLSREDYYNTKAMTTYEEQSEPLIIGTLGSQKVLINFFWLKGKEENGNMLQLKCYITQKDFYLSNIFESFIAEVFYLHKSISGNQRDSSILIWYEILKYKKQTDVQNRITGNENVNRRNDILSIYLQTSVSDPLSIIWKTNIPSLLNNLDSLTINENGSKLEEGCIFKWIMYLNYPKNVTVENHIIYLARILTFSRLLEDNMKPMLEKRRLFKSEHIFEESKKKLTSSFSMTTKNIHFPIFETYEKIPLFMDFDDINEFFLTKETSYKNKNCLKQLTNVENWVHCSPKVVKTYVKSGLRFIQNDQKYINKKXYEINIQNQDLYAGGEKKRNQISRFNFKYIFEDFFNIRQQAIPASYSKKHSEQITPRTITQVLNFGNLLSEIEDRKHDLILKEEVKVTAQSLINGCQVYEDIKIKKEEKNIFYSMEDMVSMQPVLLTRKKVDMEETKYANQNNVADRNEYESILQESELANSKHFHPENDSSECVNRQFETHSSVGNNECFQDLTAKCLSTASVTIVNDFEMKSKFDLVLEELRMFHEISKENEILTTVETNNGQENYFGENSDVEEVTMKIRKGLKMGPNMHKKHQSLFKWKTVSKNGEHEVRSENCSLRTSEEELLYSTSEEDCEKPSPKRPAFFSDEFKEEKFNYSLKGGSNFSHGISRVLPLKTCSRPIRIGLSRKAKLKQLHPYLK from the exons ATGTCGTTCCCACGTCGCGCGCCGAGAGTTGCCGGGCTCAGGGAGCCTGCCTCCCTTTTACTGCCTCCTGACGACCCTGATTCCCAACCACCCAGTAATAAGCGGTTGCGTCTTGAGGAACCGAGTTGCATTTCTGAGGCGAGGTGGAGGCTGCCGTTGGTGCCTCGCTTGTCTGAGGCGGAAAAAGTCTGGGAGCCGTCGCCCAGACCCTTCAAGGCGCTCCTGGTTTCTGCTAAAGAGCCTTTTGATAACTCCCCTGACTCGTGTGTGGAGAAATCCGTCAGTGAGAAACAGATATGTAATCTGGGGTGCCAAAATAGCCAATTTGAGATGAGTAGTTGTTTGCCGTCTCTCCCTACACAAAATCTTGATTCTGGTTTGAGGTCTTCCAGAAGGTCTTGTGAACCAGGACTGTATTTCAGAGAGGTCTTCAGTGTTTATTGCAGTGATAGATCTGAAGCGGAGGCTGGTCGGCTGCCCAACACCTCTGTATATGATATTCATGGGATTAAAAACGAcgatggaaaacaatatttagTCCAAGGGAGAGACAGTAGTCAGAAAGACAATAATTACACACAACAGACAGCAAATCCATTTTTAGATGTTACTTTTTACAAGGAAGCCAACTCAACATTTCATAATATTAAGAACAGATGTAAAGCTGACAGTGTTATGCCAtcgaagagaaaagaaattagcGTTTCAGCATCCACactaaaaatatcaaaatctcAAAACCAGCCCAGCATAGAAATTGCCAAAACCAGTTATTTTAGAGATAGCAGCACAATGAGTCTTCCTGAGTTTCCAACTGATTTAAATAGCAAAATGTCCTCTGTCTATTTAAAGGAACtagcaaagaaaaatgacaaaaatgaggCATATGTTAGCGATTTCACAAACATTTACTGGTCTCAAAATAGACCTGATGTTAAGAAGCAAAACTTAGAGGATGACAAAAAAACTATGGATGCAGAAAATGTTTTTTCTGAATGTTATGAAAGTAACCACCAGTCACGCAGTAATCAAAGTGTTTGCATAAGAAAAAAAGGCTTGATCAGTTTACACTATTATAACCACAGTAGTATCAAGTTTGATGTAAGAGACTCTGCAAAGAATTTCAGTATAAAACTAGAAAACGCAAATTGGGAAGAAGCAGAGTTGTGCTTGGACCGTTACATATTTCCCAGATTGGAAAACTCGCAAAGATGGGACTATAATATTagacatattttaagaaaaa agggaaattGTTGGGTTATGGATAATTACAAAACTAAATGcacaaatgtgaaaaaaactaGAGAAATACTGAATTTGCAAGAATTATTAGAAATAGATCTTTTAAGCAGAGAAGATTATTACAATACAAAAGCCATGACAACATATGAAGAACAATCAGAACCTCTCATAATAGGAACACTGGGTAGtcaaaaagttttaataaattttttttggttaaaaggtaaagaagaaaatggtaaTATGCTACAGTTGAAATGTTACATTACACAAAAAGACTTTTATTTAAgcaatatttttgaaagtttcattgcagaagttttttatttacataaaagtaTTTCAGGAAATCAAAGAGATAGTAGTATTTTAATCTGGTATGAAATTTTGAAGTATAAAAAGCAAACTGATGTTCAAAATCGAATAACTGGGAATGAGAATGTCAATAGAAGGAATGATATTTTAAGCATATATTTACAAACCAGTGTTTCAGATCCTCTCAGTATTATATGGAAAACCAACATACCTTCTTTGCTCAATAACTTGGACTCTTTAACAATAAATGAAAACGGTTCTAAATTAGAAGAGGGATGCATTTTCAAATGGATAATGTATTTGAATTATCCAAAAAATGTTACAGTGGAAAACCATATTATATATCTAGCtagaattttaactttttcaagactattagaagataatatgaaaccTATGTTAGAGAAAAGAAGGCTGTTTAAATCTGAACACATTTTTGAAGAGTCTAAGAAAAAACTTACCAGTTCCTTTAGTATGACAactaaaaacatacattttccaatttttgaaacatatgaaaaaattcctctttttatGGACTTTGATGacatcaatgaattttttttaacaaaagaaactaGTTACAAGAATAAGAATTGTCTTAAACAACTCACGAATGTGGAAAATTGGGTTCACTGTAGTCCTAAAGTTGTTAAAACATATGTTAAGTCTGGTCTTCGATTTATACAGAATGACcagaaatatattaataaaa attatgaaataaacatACAGAACCAAGATTTATatgctggaggggaaaaaaagcgtAATCAGATCagtagatttaattttaaatacatatttgagGATTTCTTCAATATTAGGCAACAGGCTATACCAGCAAGCTATAGCAAAAAGCATAGTGAACAAATCACTCCCAGGACTATAACTCAGGTGCTAAATTTTGGAAACTTGCTAAGTGAAATTGAAGACAGAAAACATGACTTAATTTTGAAGGAGGAAGTAAAAGTCACAGCACAAAGTTTAATAAATGGTTGCCAAGTTTATGAAGATATTaagataaaaaaggaagagaaaaatattttttattcaatgGAGGACATGGTTTCTATGCAACCGGTTTTATTAACGAGGAAGAAAGTAGATATGGAAGAAACTAAGTATGCTAATCAAAATAATGTAGCTGACAGAAATGAATATGAGAGTATTTTGCAAGAAAGTGAGTTAGCTAATTCAAAGCATTTTCATCCAGAGAATGACTCCTCAGAATGTGTTAATCGTCAATTCGAAACTCATTCAAGTGTAGGGAACAATGAATGTTTTCAGGACTTAACTGCCAAGTGTTTATCCACAGCCTCTGTGACAATAGTAAACGATTTTGAGATGAAGAGTAAATTTGATTTAGTACTTGAAGAACTTCGTATGTTTCATGAAATTagtaaggaaaatgaaattctaaccactgtggaaaccaaCAATGGGCAAGAAAATTACTTTGGAGAAAATAGTGATGTTGAGGAGGTAACAATGAAGATAAGAAAGGGTTTGAAAATGGGTCCCAATATGCATAAGAAACACCAAAGtttatttaaatggaaaacaGTATCCAAAAATGGAGAACATGAAGTTCGTAGTGAAAATTGCTCTCTAAGAACATCAGAGGAAGAATTACTCTATTCTACTTCTGAGGAAG atTGTGAAAAACCTTCACCTAAGAGACCAGCTTTTTTCTCGGAtgaatttaaggaagaaaaatttaattattcaCTGAAGGGAG GTAGTAATTTTTCACATGGAATTTCAAGAGTACTACCTCTTAAGACATGCAGTCGACCAATCAGAATTGGTTTGTCAAGAAAAGCTAAGCTTAAACAACTCCATCCCTATCTGAAATAA